The Anaeromyxobacter sp. Fw109-5 genomic interval AGGTCCACGGTCTCGTTCCCGTGCAGGAGCTCCGTCGGGACGACGTGGCACTCCTCGCATGGCACGGCGGCGCGGATCGGGCCGTCCTGGACGTGCTTCTGGTGCGCGCCGACGGCGAGCTCGGTGGTCTCGCTCTCGCCGCGCGTGCCCACGGGCGGCGCGGGATTCGCGGACGAGCCGTGGCAGGAGCGGCAGGTGAGCCCGGCCACGTCGACGATCCCGTCGACGTGGCGTCCACCCGCGACGTCGATCTTGCCGTCGATCCGAACGGTGAGCGGATGGCAGGAGTTGCAGAGCGGGTTCTGCGGATGCGGCGTCGGCGGCGGGAACCCGTGGCAGCTCGTGCAGGAGGTGTCGCCGGCCGAGACCTGCGTCCACACCGGCGCGTGGGTCGAGCCGCCCGCGCCCAGCGTCGCGCCGTGGCAGTAGGTGGAGCTGCACGTGGCGGTCGCGCGCGTCCAGGTGGGGGTCGCCGGCGAGGTGGCGGCGAGCCCTTCGAACGGCAGCGAGATCGTGCCGTTCACGTGGGTGAGGTCCGTCACCGGCGCGTGGCAGTCGCTGCACGTGAAGGCCTTGCGGATGTTCCCATCCACGACGTGCTTCTGGTGCGCGCCGACCGCGAGCTGCGTGGTCAGCGTCTCGCCGTTCGTGCCGAGCGGGGGCGCGGGGTTCAGGCCGTCCGTGCCGTGGCAGGCGGTGCACCCGCCTCCGTCCACCTGGACGGTCCCGTCGATGTGCTGCCCGCGGGCCAGGTCGATCACGCCCGTGGCGAGCACCGTGCCCGGGTGGCAGCGGTTGCAGTCGGTGTTCTGCGGGTGCGGCAGAGGCGGCGGGCTTCCATGGCAGGAACCGCAGCCGGTCGGGCCCGTGGAGACCACGGTCCACGTCGGCGCCTCGTTGGCGCCGCCCGCGGCGAGCGTCGCGCCGTGGCAGTAGGTGGACGCGCACGTCGCCCCGTTCCACACCGGGGTCGTCCCGCTCGAGGCGAGCCCGGTGAACGGCAGCGAGATCGTGCCGTTCACGTGGGTGAGGTCCGTCACCGGCGCGTGGCAGTCGCTGCACGCGAAGGCTGCGCGGATGGTGCCCGTCACCAGGTGCTTCTGGTGTGCGCCGACGGCGCGCTGGGTGGTCAGGGTTTCCCCGTTCGTGCCGAGCGGCGGGGCGGGGTTCACGCCCTCGGTGCCGTGACAGGCCGTGCACCCGCCCCCGTCCACCTGAACGGTCCCGTCGATGTGCTGCCCCCGGGCCAGGTCGATCGCGCCGCTGGCGAGCACGGTGCCGGAGTGGCAGCGGCTGCAGTCCGTGGTCTGCGGATGCGGCAACGGCGGCGGCGCTCCGTGGCAGGAACCGCAGCCGGTCGGACCGCTGGACACGACGGTCCACGTCGGCGCCTCGTTGGCGCCGCCCGCGGCGAGCGTCGCGCCGTGGCAGTAGGTGGACGCGCACGTCGCCCCGTTCCACAGCGGGGTCGTCCCGCTCGAGGCAAGCCCGGTGAACGGCAGCGAGATCGCGCCGTTCACGTGGGTGAGGTCCGTCACCGGCGCGTGGCAGTCGCTGCACGCGAAGGCTGCGCGGATGGTGCCCGTCACCAGGTGCTTCTGGTGTGCGCCGACGGCGCGCTGGGTGGTCAGGGTTTCCCCGTTCGTGCCGAGCGGCGGGGCGGGGTTCACGCCCTCGGTGCCGTGACAGGCCGTGCACCCGCCCCCGTCCACCTGAACGGTCCCGTCGATGTGCTGCCCCCGGGCCAGGTCGATCGCGCCGCTGGCGAGCACGGTGCCGGAGTGGCAGCGGCTGCAGTCCGTGGTCTGCGGATGCGGCAACGGCGGCGGCGCTCCGTGGCAGGAACCGCAGCCGGTCGGACCGCTGGACACGACGGTCCACGTCGGCGCCTCGTTGGCGCCGCCCGCGGCGAGCGTCGCGCCGTGGCAGTAGGTGGACGCGCACGTCGCCCCGTTCCACAGCGGGGTCGTCCCGCTCGAGGCAAGCCCGGTGAACGGCAGCGAGATCGCGCCGTTCACGTGGGTGAGGTCCGTCACCGGCGCGTGGCAGTCGCTGCACGCGAAGGCCTTGCGGATGTTCCCATCCACGACGTGCTTCTGGTGCGCACCCACCGCGCGCTGGGTGGTCAGGGTCTCGCCGTTCGTGCCGAGCGGCGGCGCCGGGTTCACGCCCTCGGTGCCGTGGCAGGCCGTGCACCCGCCCCCGTCCACCTGGACCGTGCCGTCGATGTGCTGGCCGCGGGCCAGGTCGATCGCGCCGCTGGCGAGCACCGTGCCGGAGTGGCAGCGGCTGCAGTCCGTGCTCTGCGGGTGCGGCAACGGCGGCGGCGCTCCGTGGCAGGAGCCGCAGCCGGTCGGACCGCTGGACACGACGGTCCACGTCGGCGCCTGGTTGGCGCCGCCCGCGGCGAGCGTCGCGCCGTGGCAGTAGGTGGACGCGCACGTCGCGCCATTCCACACCGGCGCGGTGCCCAGCGAGGCGAGGCCGTCGAAGGGCATCGTGATCGTGCCGTTCACGTGGGTGAGGTCCGTCACCGGCGCGTGGCAGTCGCTGCACGCGAAGGCCTTGCGGATGTTCCCATCCACGACGTGCTTCTGGTGCGCACCCACCGCGCGCTGGGTGGTCAGGGTCTCGCCGTTCGTGCCGAGCGGCGGCGCCGGGTTCACGCCCTCGGTGCCGTGGCAGGCCGTGCACCCGCCCCCGTCCACCTGGACCGTGCCGTCGATGTGCTGGCCGCGGGCCAGGTCGATCGCGCCGCTGGCGAGCACCGTGCCGGAGTGGCAGCGGCTGCAGTCCGTGCTCTGCGGGTGCGGCAACGGCGGCGGCGCTCCGTGGCAGGAGCCGCAGCCGGCCGGACCGCTGGACACGACGGTCCACGTCGGCGCCTGGTTGGCGCCGCCCGCCGCGAGCGTCGCGCCGTGGCAGTAGGTCGACGCGCAGGTCGTCCCGTTCCACAGCGGGGTCGTCCCGCTCGAGGCGAGCCCGGTGAACGGCAGCGAGATCGCGCCGTTCGCGTGGGCGCCGAGGTCGGTCACCCGCGCGTGGCAGTCGCTGCACGCGAACGCGGCGCGAATGCTGCCCGTCACCACGTGCTTCTGGTGCGCGCCGACCGCCCGCTGGCTCGTCAGCGTCTCGCCGCGCGTGCCGAACGGCGGCGCCGGGTTGACGCCCGGAGTACCGTGGCACGCGGTACAGGTGCCCTTCCCTTCCGCCTGGACCGTCCCGTCGATGTGAAGGCCACCGGCGACGTGGATCCCACCGTCGGCGAGCACCGTGCCGGAGTGGCAGCGGCTGCAGTCCGCGCTCTGCGGATGCGGCAGCGGCGGCGGCGCCCCGTGGCAGGCGTCGCACGCGGTCGGGCCCTCGGACACGGAGGTCCACACCGGAGTCGTCGCCGTCCCGCCTCCGAGGGCGAGCGTCGCGCCGTGGCAGTAGGTCGACGCGCAGGTCGCGCTCGCACGCGCCCACGCGGGCGTGGTGCCCCTCGCGGCGAGGGGTCCCCAGTCGACGTCCACCTCGCCGTTCGCGTGCAGGTACTCCGTCGGCGCGGGCGTCACGTGACACTCGACGCACTCGATGGCGCTGCGAATCGGGCCGGTGCGCACGTGCTTCTGGTGCGCGCCGACCGCGATCGCGGACGTGTCGCTCTCCCCCAGCGTGCTCAGCGGCGGCGCGGCGTTCGTCTCGGAGCCGTGGCACATCGAGCAGGTGAGCGGCGCGAGATCCAGCGTGCCGTCGACGTGCTGGCCACCGGCGACGTCGATGCCCGTCCCGTCCGGCTTCAGCGTGCCGGGGTGACACGGCCGGCAGTCGGCTCGCTGCGGGTGCGGCAACCCCGGCGGCGCCAGGTGGCAGGCGCCGCACGAAGCCTGCGTGCCGTCCACCGTCGTCCAGACCGGCGCCGTGAGCAGCCCGCCGCCGCCCGCGAGGGTGGCGCCGTGGCAGTAGGTGGAGCTGCACGTCGCGCTGCCGGCGTCGAACGAAGGCGTCGCGCCGTCCGCCGTGGCGAGCGCGCCCCAGTCGAGATCGACCGTGCCGTCCGCGTGGAGCGTCTCCGTCGGGAGGGCGTGACAGTCCTCGCACCTCAGCCGCGCCCGGATGGCCCCGTCCCGCAGGTGCTCCTGGTGCGCGCCGACCGCGACCGTCGTGTTCGCGGTGTCTCCGGCCGTGCCGATCGGGGGCGCGGCGCTCGTCGCGGAGCCGTGGCAGCCGTTGCACCCGAGCGGCTTCACGTCGACCTTGCCGTCCACGTGGGTGGCCGCGACGACCGCTCCGGCGGAGTAGCCGACGTGGCACCGCCCGCAGTCGGGGTTCTGCACGTGCGGGGGCGGCGGAGGGAGGCCGTGACACGCACCGCACGCGGCCTGGGACGCGCCTCCGGTCCACACCGGCGCGGTCAGGGCGCCCCCGTGGAGGGTCGCGCCGTGGCAATAGGTGGCGCTGCAGCTCGCCGTGGCGCGGAACCACTCGGGCGACGCGCCGCCGGCGCGCGCCAGCGCCCCGAAGCTGATCCTGGCCTCGCCGTCGATGTGGCTCGCCACGCCCGCGCCCTGGGGGACCACGTGGCAGTCGGAGCAGGCGAGCGGAGCGCGCAGGGCGCTGCCCCGCACGTGGACCTGGTGGGCGCCGACGGCTGGGTCGCGCCCGTCGCGAGCACCCTTCACGGAGAGCGGGGGCGCCGAGTTCTCGGCGCTGCCGTGGCACCGCGAGCAGGTGGCGGCGTCCGCCTCGCCCTGGATGGTTCGCTCATTCCCGCACCCGAGCGGACCCGCGGCCAGCGCCGCGGCGCACAGCAGCAGCGCAGGTAGGCGCCGCCGTGCGCACGACCAGAGTCCGACCTGCATGGCGAAACCCTCCCCGCTCGTAGGATTCGGAAGTTAGGTCGTGTTGCACGATCGCAGGTGACAGCGATCAAGCGACGCCCGGGCGGATGGGGTCGTCCCCCTCCGGCATCGCGTTTCACGCAGCGCACAGTGGCATAGGCGCGCGCACTCGGCACGTCCCACACTGTCGCTTGCTACCGATCAACGCCGGCAACGCTGCGCAGGTGCGCACGCGCCCACGTGCCAGCGCCCGCTCAGCGCCGATCGGGGCGTCGGCACCGGTTCACCGAACGTGATTGCTCTCGATGGGGTCGAGGTCGCGGTCGCGGTCGGCGTTCGACGATCGACGTTCGACGGTCGGTCGCGGTCGAGGGCGAGGTCGAGGTCGAGGTGGGGGTCGAGGTCGGGGTCGAGGTCGGGGTCGAGGTCGGGGTCGAGGTCGGGGTCGAGGTCGGGGTCGAGGTCGAGGTCGAGGTCGAGGTCGGGGTCGGGGTCGGGGTCGAGGTCGAGGTCGAGGTCGAGGTCGGGGTCGGGGTCGAGGTCGAGGTCGCGAGGTCGCGGTCGCGAGGTCGAGGTCGCGAGGTCGAGGTCGCGAGGTCGAGGTCGCGGTCGCTACGGGTGCTCGAGCAGGAATCGCTCGATCTCGCCGACGTCCTCGTTCGTGAGCGCCAGCTCCGCGGCCTCCACGAAGCCGTCCACCTGCTCCGCGCTGCGGGCGCCGACGATCGCGCCGGTGACGGCGGGGTGGAGGAGCGTCCACGCGACCGACACGGCCGCCGCGGTCGTCCCGTGGCGGGCGCCGACGTGGCCGAGCAGGTCCTGCAGGGCGAGGTTCCGTGCGAGGCGCGGCTCCTGGAAGTCCGGGTTCCGGCGGCGCCAGTCGTCGGGCGGGAACGCCTCGACGCGGGCGCGCGTCATCTTGCCGGTGAGCAGGCCCGCGCCCATCGGGGAGTAGGCGATGACGCCGATCCCGTTCTCGAGGCAGTACGGCAGCACGTCCTGCTCGACCTCCCGGTGCAGCAGCGAGTAGCGCGGCTGGAGCGAGGTGACGGGCGCGAGGTCGCCGGCGCTGCGGAGCTGCTCGACGTCGTAGTTCGACACGCCGATCCAGCGGACCTTCCCCTCGCGCTTGAGCGCGGCGAGCGTCGACCAGCCGTCGTCCATCTCCGCGGGGTCCTGCACCGGCCAGTGGATCTGGTAGAGGTCGATCGCGTCCACGCGCAGCCGGCGCAGGCTCGCCTCGCACTCGCGGCGGACGGAGTCACCGCGCAGCGAGCGGCCGATCCTCCCCTTCTCGTCCCAGACCATCGAGCACTTCGTGAAGACGTAGGGGCGCGAGGCGACGCCGTCGAGCGCGCGCGCCACGATCTCCTCGGAGTGGCCGAGCCCGTACACCGCCGCGGTGTCGATCCAGTTCACGCCGCGCTCGAGGGCGCGGCGGATCGCGGCGACCGAGGCCGCGTCGTCCTGCGGCCCCCACGCGAACTCCCACTGGCCGCCTCCCGCCGCCCAGCTCCCGAAGCCGAGGACGGTGACGTCCATGTCCGAGTCGCCGAGTCGCCGGGTCTTCATGCGCGCTCCCGTGGAAGGGTCCGCGCATAGAGATGTCCGACCCGGAGCGGCTGTCACGCGCCCGGGTGGAGCGCGAGCGGCGCGAGCGAGCGGCGTGGGGGGAGCGGGCGGGCCGGCGGGCGCGGGCTGAAGGGCTCCGGCCCGCGTCGCCGGTCGCCTCAGCTCAGCAGCCGAGCTTCTTGAAGAAGTCGTTCCCCTTGTCGTCCACGAGGATGAAGGCGGGGAAGTTCTCGACCTCGATCTTCCAGACCGCCTCCATGCCCAGCTCGGGGAAGTCGATGCACTCGACCTTCTTGATGTTCTCCTCGGCGAGCACCGCGGCGGGGCCGCCGATCGACCCCAGGTAGAAGCCGCCGTGCTTCTTGCACGCGTCGGTCACCTGCTGGCTGCGGTTGCCCTTGGCGATCATCACCATCGACGCGCCGTGCGACTGGAGCAGGTCGACGTAGGAGTCCATGCGCCCCGCCGTCGTCGGGCCGAACGAGCCGGACGGCTTGCCCTTCGGCGTCTTCGCCGGGCCGGCGTAGTAGACCGGGTGATTCTTCAGGTAGTCCGGCACTCCCTTGCCCTGGTCGATGAGCTCCTTGAACTTCGCGTGCGCGATGTCGCGCGCGACGACCAGCGTCCCGTTGAGGAGGAGGGGCGTCGACACCGGGTACTTCGTGAGCTCGGCCAGGACCTCCCTCATCGGCCGGTTCAGGTCGACCTTCACGCCGTGCTCGTGCTTGCCCTTCTTGTACTCGAGCGGGATCAGCCGCTCGGGGGCGTGATCCAGCTCCTCGATCCAGATGCCTTCCTTGTTGATCTTGGCCTTCACGTTGCGGTCGGCGGAGCAGGAGACCGCCATCGCGACCGGGCAGGACGCGCCGTGGCGCGGCAGCCGGACCACGCGCACGTCGTGGGCGAAGTACTTGCCGCCGAACTGGGCGCCGAT includes:
- a CDS encoding CxxxxCH/CxxCH domain-containing protein, with translation MQVGLWSCARRRLPALLLCAAALAAGPLGCGNERTIQGEADAATCSRCHGSAENSAPPLSVKGARDGRDPAVGAHQVHVRGSALRAPLACSDCHVVPQGAGVASHIDGEARISFGALARAGGASPEWFRATASCSATYCHGATLHGGALTAPVWTGGASQAACGACHGLPPPPPHVQNPDCGRCHVGYSAGAVVAATHVDGKVDVKPLGCNGCHGSATSAAPPIGTAGDTANTTVAVGAHQEHLRDGAIRARLRCEDCHALPTETLHADGTVDLDWGALATADGATPSFDAGSATCSSTYCHGATLAGGGGLLTAPVWTTVDGTQASCGACHLAPPGLPHPQRADCRPCHPGTLKPDGTGIDVAGGQHVDGTLDLAPLTCSMCHGSETNAAPPLSTLGESDTSAIAVGAHQKHVRTGPIRSAIECVECHVTPAPTEYLHANGEVDVDWGPLAARGTTPAWARASATCASTYCHGATLALGGGTATTPVWTSVSEGPTACDACHGAPPPLPHPQSADCSRCHSGTVLADGGIHVAGGLHIDGTVQAEGKGTCTACHGTPGVNPAPPFGTRGETLTSQRAVGAHQKHVVTGSIRAAFACSDCHARVTDLGAHANGAISLPFTGLASSGTTPLWNGTTCASTYCHGATLAAGGANQAPTWTVVSSGPAGCGSCHGAPPPLPHPQSTDCSRCHSGTVLASGAIDLARGQHIDGTVQVDGGGCTACHGTEGVNPAPPLGTNGETLTTQRAVGAHQKHVVDGNIRKAFACSDCHAPVTDLTHVNGTITMPFDGLASLGTAPVWNGATCASTYCHGATLAAGGANQAPTWTVVSSGPTGCGSCHGAPPPLPHPQSTDCSRCHSGTVLASGAIDLARGQHIDGTVQVDGGGCTACHGTEGVNPAPPLGTNGETLTTQRAVGAHQKHVVDGNIRKAFACSDCHAPVTDLTHVNGAISLPFTGLASSGTTPLWNGATCASTYCHGATLAAGGANEAPTWTVVSSGPTGCGSCHGAPPPLPHPQTTDCSRCHSGTVLASGAIDLARGQHIDGTVQVDGGGCTACHGTEGVNPAPPLGTNGETLTTQRAVGAHQKHLVTGTIRAAFACSDCHAPVTDLTHVNGAISLPFTGLASSGTTPLWNGATCASTYCHGATLAAGGANEAPTWTVVSSGPTGCGSCHGAPPPLPHPQTTDCSRCHSGTVLASGAIDLARGQHIDGTVQVDGGGCTACHGTEGVNPAPPLGTNGETLTTQRAVGAHQKHLVTGTIRAAFACSDCHAPVTDLTHVNGTISLPFTGLASSGTTPVWNGATCASTYCHGATLAAGGANEAPTWTVVSTGPTGCGSCHGSPPPLPHPQNTDCNRCHPGTVLATGVIDLARGQHIDGTVQVDGGGCTACHGTDGLNPAPPLGTNGETLTTQLAVGAHQKHVVDGNIRKAFTCSDCHAPVTDLTHVNGTISLPFEGLAATSPATPTWTRATATCSSTYCHGATLGAGGSTHAPVWTQVSAGDTSCTSCHGFPPPTPHPQNPLCNSCHPLTVRIDGKIDVAGGRHVDGIVDVAGLTCRSCHGSSANPAPPVGTRGESETTELAVGAHQKHVQDGPIRAAVPCEECHVVPTELLHGNETVDLAWGPLATALGAAPSWDPSQATCASTYCHGAQLAAGGALTTPTWTDVSPGQTSCGSCHGAPPPPPHPVAASCAGCHPDTVKPDGTIDVAGGRHIDGKLDASGTCGACHGVPPTNGAHLAHAAFPTPDVPQYGDLRILEAYAPEGGPAYRFGCGHCHPLDAAKHMDFELEVELSPAGAGTGSLRARNAPDAAYDESTGRCSGVYCHSSGQAIPAYALAPAWTSGADLACDGCHGNPPRYPSGGEGAVNANGHLGLTDRGREFGHYAGLGGPAHASKHGSAQPGVGAAAITCQACHYATTDPTAVGPSGVYWLDTTGSYQLPGGDPARLSDPLWKATQCGTCHAAGAAPVGAGRVLPLTHVNGRRDVAFDPRTTLPPSSGLPPAPDTPTRPYWVAPAKFCEAVPAGAVIDGTTLSIELSGAAYDPATKRCSGVACHLGDAPVWGRPYLNPGNTTGTESCCRCHSSRCAP
- a CDS encoding aldo/keto reductase, which gives rise to MKTRRLGDSDMDVTVLGFGSWAAGGGQWEFAWGPQDDAASVAAIRRALERGVNWIDTAAVYGLGHSEEIVARALDGVASRPYVFTKCSMVWDEKGRIGRSLRGDSVRRECEASLRRLRVDAIDLYQIHWPVQDPAEMDDGWSTLAALKREGKVRWIGVSNYDVEQLRSAGDLAPVTSLQPRYSLLHREVEQDVLPYCLENGIGVIAYSPMGAGLLTGKMTRARVEAFPPDDWRRRNPDFQEPRLARNLALQDLLGHVGARHGTTAAAVSVAWTLLHPAVTGAIVGARSAEQVDGFVEAAELALTNEDVGEIERFLLEHP